TTCAGGTCGACGATTCCGCCCTTGATCCCGGTACCACCGATGTCGATGCCGATCAGCGTGGTGTTTTTGGTCGACTTCTCGTCCTTCTTGGCCAATGTGGTTCCGTTCGTGGCAGGGGCGGAGCTAGCAGGGATCGGCGCAGGGCCGAGATGCGAAGACCGGGATCTTCTGTGGGGCAATCAGGGGAGGGTCAGCACTTCGGCACCGGTCTCCGTCACAAGCAGGGTGTGCTCGAACTGCGCAGTGCGTTTGCGGTCACGGGTGACGACGGTCCAGTCGTCGGCCCACATGTCCCAGTCCACGGTGCCCAGCGTCAACATCGGTTCAATCGTGAAGACCATGCCGGCCTCAATCACCGTGTTGTAGGCCGGGGCAGCGTCGTAGTGCGGGATGATCAGGCCGGTGTGGAAGGCCTCGCCCACACCGTGGCCGGTGAAGTCGCGGACAACGCCGTAGCCGAAGCGCTTGGCGTAGGACTCAATAGTGCGGCCGATGACATTGATTTCGCGGCCCGGGGCCACCGCACGAATCGCGCGGTTCAGGGATTCCTGCGTGCGCTCAACCAGCAGGCGGGATTCCTCATCCACGTCGCCGGCCAGGAAGGTGTAGTTGGTGTCGCCGTGCACGCCGCCGATAAAGGCGGTGATGTCGATGTTGACGATGTCACCGTCCCTGACCACAGTGCTGTCCGGGATGCCATGGCAGATGACTTCGTTCAAGGACGAGCACAGCGACTTGGGAAAGCCGCGGTAGCCCAAAGTCGATGGATACGCGTTGTGGTCCAGCAGGAATTCGTGGCCCACCCGGTCCAGCTGGTCGGTCGTGACGCCGGGCACGATGTGCCTGCCGACCTCCACGATGGCCTGCGCGGCAATCCGGGAGGCGGTGCGGATCTTCTCGATCGTCTCCGCCTGCTTGACCTCAGAGCCGGTGAACTTGGCCGGCGCGGGTTTGCCCACGTATTCGGGGCGCGGGATCGAGGCCGGAACGGGAAGCTGAGGACTGACAGCTCCCGGGACCAGCGTGCCGATGGGTGCAGTCGAGGCTAGGGAAGGCATACATTGATCATATAAGGCGCGGCCGGAGGCGCAGAAACAAATCCGAACAAAGCCACACCAGCTGAGGAGAATCCATGCCCGAGTACTGGTACAACGTCACCACCCACGAGGTTGAAGAGGACGCCATGTCCGACTGGAGCCAGCTGATCGGCCCGTACGCAACGCGCGACGAAGCAGAACACGCGCTCGAGAAAGTCAAAGCCCGCAACGAATCGTGGGAAAAGGGCGACGACGACTAGGCGGCCCACACTGAGCAGGCTGGTCCTGCGCGCCGGCATCCGGGGTCCGGCACGCCGCCGGGGACACCTGCTCCCTGGCCGGGCGCCCGATGGCCGGGCGCCCGCTGGAACGGGCGCCCGTCGGAACGGCCGCGCCGGAAAAGGCGCGCCGGAACGGGTGTCCGCTAGAACGAGTGCTCGGGGCCGGGGAACTGGCCGGTGCGTACGTCCTCGCCGTAGGCCTTCGCGGCGTCGCTGAGTGAAGTCCGCAGGTCAGCGTACTGCTTGACGAACCTGGCCATTTTGCCGCCGCGCAGTCCCGCCATATCCTGCCACACGAGTACCTGGCCGGTGGTGGCGTTGCCGGCGCCGATGCCGATGGTGGGGACCTCGACGGCGGCGTCCACGGCTGCCGCTGTCGCGGCGGGCACCATTTCCATCAACACGCAGAACGCCCCGGCGTCGGCCAGGGCGACGGCATCGTCGATCAGGCGCTGGGCGTCATCGCCGCGGCCCTGCACCCGGTAGCCACCGAGGGCATGCTCGCTTTGCGGGGTAAAACCGATGTGCGCCATCACCGGAATGCCGGCCTGGACCATGGCCCGGACGGTTTCGGCATAGAACTGTCCGCCCTCGATCTTGACCGCGTGGGCGAGGCCTTCCTTGAGGAACCTGACTCCGGTGGCCACCCCCTGCTGGGCAGAGACCTCGTAGCTGCCAAAGGGAAGATCCGCCACCACCAGGGCGCGCTTGGCCGAACGGGCCACCGCCCGGCACAACGGGAGCAGCTCATCGACCGTGACGGGCAGGGACGTCTCATTGCCAAAGACATTGTTGGACGCCGAGTCGCCCACCAGCAGGACTTCGATGCCGGCCTGGTCAAAGATTTCCGCCGTGTACTGGTCGTAGGCGGTCAGCATGGCAAAGCGTTCACCGTTGAGTTTCGCCTGGCGCAGGTGGTGGGTGCGGACCCGGGCCACCGGCTTCCGGGTGACCGGCTCCTGGCCCGCGGCAGGCGCCGCCGGGCCGCTGCCGTAGGGTGCGGCTAGTTCTGCGGGCATGCTGGAATCGGTGTTGTTGCTTGTGGCCATGGCACGAGCGTAGTGCGATAGCGCGTGTCCTAGCTACCGGCTTCCGGCCCGCGCCCGGGTGAATCACGTCACACCGCGTTCGCCGCAGCGGCTTGCGGCGGCGAATTTCGGGGTCCGGGTGTTAACGCTGTGTTACGCGCAGCAGCCGTGCCAGCATTCGGTGGCAATGATTAGTAAAGTGAAGCCTGAGCAGCTGCGGGATCCATGCATGACGGGCCTGGGGCACGGACGAAAGAACCGGAAAGAGGCCACTATGGACCGCCAGCAAGAGTTTGTCCTGCGGACGATCGAAGAGCGTGACGTGCGGTTCGTGCGGTTGTGGTTCACCGACGTCGTCGGTTCGCTGAAATCGGTGGCGCTGGCCCCGGCTGAAGTCGAGGGCGCGTTTGAGGAAGGCCTTGGCTTTGACGGCTCCTCGATCGAGGGCCTCGCCCGGGTTTTCGAATCCGACATGCTGGCCCAGCCGGACCCTGCCACGTTCCAGATCCTGCCGTGGCGCGGCGAGACCGAGGCAACGTCCCGGATGTTCTGCGACATCCTGACGCCCGACGGCGAACCGTCGGCTGCTGATCCCCGCAATGTCCTCAAGCGCAACCTGGCCAAGGCCGCGGACATGGGCTTCACCTGCTACACCCACCCCGAGATCGAGTTCTACCTGCTCAAGTCCCAGCAGCCGGGCCCGGACGGTTCCCCCGTCCCCGTGGACGAGGGCGGCTACTTCGACCACGTTCCGGGCGGGGTGGCGCAGGACTTCCGCCGCACCGCCGTGACCATGCTCGAATCCGTCGGCATCTCGGTTGAGTTCAGCCACCACGAGGCCGGCCCGGGCCAGAACGAAATCGACCTGCGCTATGCGGATGCGCTGCAGACCGCGGACAACATCATGACCTTCCGCACGGTGATCAAGGAGGTAGCGCTGCAGCAGGGCACCTACGCCACCTTTATGCCCAAACCCTTCACTGCCCACCCGGGTTCGGGCATGCACACGCACTTTTCGCTCTTCGAAGGCGACACCAACGCGTTCTACGAGGCGGGGGCGGAATTCCAGCTCTCCGAAACGGCCCGGCAGTTCATCGCCGGCATCCTCAAGCACGCCCCGGAGTTCACCGCTGTCACCAATCAGTTTGTGAACTCCTACAAGCGGCTCTGGGGCGGCGGAGAAGCCCCCAGCTACCTCAGCTGGGGACACAACAACCGCTCCGCGCTGGTCCGGGTTCCGCTGTACAAACCAGGCAAGGGCCAGTCCGCCCGGATTGAGTACCGCGGCATCGACTCGGCGGCCAACCCCTACCTGGCCTACGCCGTGCTGCTCGGTGCCGGGCTGAAGGGCATTGAGGAGGGCTACCAGCTCCCGCCCGCGGCCGAGGACGACATCTGGTCGCTGAGTTCGGCGGAGCGCCGGGCGATGGGCCACGACCCGCTCCCGGCCAGCCTGCACGACGCCATCCGGTCGATGGAGGACTCCGAACTGATGCCCCAGATCCTCGGCGAGCAGGTATTCGAGCACTTCCTGCGCAACAAGCGGGCCGAGTGGCAGGACTACCGTCTTCAGGTCACGCCCTACGAACTGCAGCGCAACCTCGGCATCCTCTAGGCGCCCCGGGTGAGTCTGGCACGACGCCTGATAGCCGCGGGTTTCAGCGATCTGGAGAAGAGCGAAAGGTTCCTGGCCGCCCCGGAGCTGGACGGCCTGGACCAGGACATCCTTTTCGCCGGCCTGCAGCTTGCCGCGAACCCTGACACGGCCCTGCAGTCACTGGTCAGGCTGATCGAAAAACACCACGATCTGCGCCGGCTGGCAGTCGCGGACCTGGACCGCAGCGAGCCCATGTACCGGGTTTTGGGTGCGTCCGAGGCGCTCGGCGAGTTCCTCATCCGCCATCCGGAGCACCTGAACGCCTTCGACGTGAAGGCCGGCCCCGAACCGCGGGAGGCAGAGACGGCGGTGCTGCGCGATCGGCTGCTGCGTTCCGTGCGGGCCGATCCGAAATCCAGCCGCCCAGTCGCGTTGGTGACCGGGCAGGAGGGCTACGAGGCATTGCGCACGGAGTACCGGCGCGGCCTGGTGGAGCTCGCCGTCAAAGACATCTGTGCCGCGGACCCGTTGGACTTTATGCCGGCCGCCGGCGCCGAACTCGCCGATCTCGCCGGCGCGGCAATCGAGGCAGCGTTGGCGGTCTCCCGGGCCGAAGCTGGCGAGCAGTTCAGCGCGGCCGAAGTGGCCGACGTCGGGCTGGCCGTGATCGGTATGGGCAAGTGCGGCGCCCGGGAACTGAACTACATTTCCGACGTCGACGTCATCTACGTCATCGAGTCCGGCTCGCTGGACGATTCGCGGGCCAACACGATCGGCACGGCCCTGGCGGCCGGTATATCCCGGGCCATTATGTCCACGGGCCGGGAACCCGGGCTGTGGGAGGTGGACGCGAACCTGCGTCCGGAGGGCAAATCCGGACCGCTGGTCAGAACCCTTGCCTCGCACGAGAGCTACTACGCACGCTGGGCCGAGAGCTGGGAATTCCAGGCCCTGCTCAAAGCCCGGACCATTGCCGGGGACACCGGGCTCGGCGCACGGTACGAGGCAGCCATTGCCCCGCTGGTCTGGTCATCCGCCGGCCGTGAAGGTTTCGTAGAGTCCGTCCGCTCCATGCGCCGACGGGTCACCGAAAACATTCCCGCCGAGGAGGAGCAGCGGCAGATCAAGCTGGGCCGGGGAGGGCTGCGGGACGTGGAATTCACTGTCCAGCTGCTGCAGCTGGTGCATGGCAAATCCGATGAGTCCCTCCGGTGCCGGGACACCACTTCGGCTATCGCCGCTTTGTCAGCCGGCGGCTACATCGGGCGCTCCGATGCCGCCGAGTTTGATCGCGCCTACCGCTACCTCCGGCTGCTTGAACACCGGATCCAGCTCTTCCAGCTGCGCCGTACCCACCTGATGCCTGTCAAGGAAGCCTCGCTGCGGGCCCTCGCCAAAGCTATGCTGGGGCCTTTCTCCAGCGAACGGCCCAAACCAGACGCCCTGGTCGCGGTCTGGCGCAAGACCAAACGCTCCGTGCGGGAGTTGCACGAACGCATCTTCTACCGTCCGCTGCTCAACACGGCCGCAGCGCTGAGCAGCGAGGAAGCCCGGCTCAGCCCGGAAGCCGCGCAGGGGCGCCTCGCCGCCTTGGGGTACCTCGATCCGAGGGGCGCCATGCGGCATATCGAGGCACTCACCGGCGGTGTGAGCCGCCGGGCTGCGCTCCAGCGGCAGCTGCTGCCGATCCTGCTCGGCTGGCTCGCGGAGGGCGTGGACCCCGACGCCGGCCTGCTGGCCTTCCGCAGGGTCAGCGAGGCGCTCGGAACCACCCACTGGTACCTCGGTATGCTGCGGGATTCAACGGCGGCCGCCGAGCGGCTCTGCCACGTGCTCTCCAACTCCCGGCTGATTGCCGACCTGCTGGAAGTGTCGCCGGAATCTGTGGCGTGGCTTGGCTCGGACAAGGAACTGGTCCCGCTGACTTTCGCGGCACAGTGGCTTGAGATCGCGTCGAAGATGTCCCGGCACGCGGAGCCGGAAAGCGCCATGCGGCTGATCCGGCTGATCCGGCGGCGGGAGATCCTGCGGATTGCGATCGCGGACAGCGCCGGGCTGCTGGACCAGGACCAGGTCGGCGCGGCGCTGGCGGACACCGACCGGGCCGCGGTCCTGGGTGCCCTGCGCGTCGCGGAGTCCGTGGTGGCTGCCGGGGCGCCGCTCAAGACGGACGTGCTGGTGGTCGCCATGGGCCGGCAGGGCGGCCGGGAGATCGGCTACGGCTCGGACGCGGATGTGATGTATGTGCACCGGGGGCTGCCGGGTGTCCCCGAGGCAGAGGCCCAGGACCAGGCGCTGCAGATCGTCAGCAGGCTCTCCAGCCTGCTGACCCAGCCGCTGAAGCCTGCCATCCTCGCCGAACGCGTGCTGCTGGTGGACGCCGATTTGCGGCCCGAAGGCAAAAGCGGTCCCATGGTGCGGTCGCTGGAGTCCTACGCGGAGTATTACCGCCGGTGGTCACTGGTGTGGGAGGCGCAGGCGCTGCTCCGCGCCCGCCCGATGGCCGGCAACGACGTGCTTGCCGCTGACTTCGTAGCGCTCATCGACCCGGTCCGCTACCCGGAGCTGCTTTCCGAGCAGGATGCACGGGAGGTCCGCCGGGTCAAGGCCCGGGTGGAAGCTGAGCGGCTGCCCCGCGGCGCGGACCCCGCCAGGCACCTGAAACTGGGCCGCGGCGGCCTCAGCGACGTCGAGTGGCTGGCCCAGCTGCTGCAGTTGCAGCACGCCGGGAAACATCCCGGTTTGCGGACGACCTCCACCGTCGAGGCACTCGAGGAAGCTGCCGCCGTCGGACTGCTCGAAGCGGGCGATGTGGTGATCCTGCTCCGGGCCTGGCGGCTGGCCAGCAGGATCCGGTCGGCCAATGTGGTCTGGACCGGCAGGGCCTCGGACGTGCTGCCGTCCTCGCGCCGGGATTTGGAAGCCGTGGCCCGCTGGTGCGGCTACGGGCAGGGGAACGCCGCAGCCCTCGAGGAGGACTACCTGCGGCTGAGCCGCCGGGCGCGTGGGGTCTTCGAACGGGTCTTCTACGGCCAGTAACGCCGCCGTTCTGGATCAGCCGCTGTCCGGACCGGTGAATGCGGGTAATCTCTAGGGATGTCTGGCCGGGCTTTGCGTGTCTGGCCGTGCACTCCATCCGCTCATCAACAAGGGGTTGTTACTCTTGCCCAGAACACAGCAGAACGGGGCCGCCAGAGGGCGGACCACCGCTGTAATCGGAGCCTTGCTCGCAGTTGCAGCAATGTTCTTCGGTGCCGCCGGCGCAGCCGCGGCACCGGACTCCGCAGCACCAGCCGCGGCACAGGCCGGCGCGACGCCGTCGAGCCTGTCCGGAAAGACATTCGTCATCGGCACGGACACCACCTTCGCCCCGTTTGAATTCCGCGACACCGGCGGCGAGCTGACCGGCATCGACATGGACATCATCCGGGAGATCGCCAGGAACCAGGGTTTTGCCGTCGAGATCAAGTCGCTTGGCTTTAACGCCGCACTGCAGGCACTGTCCTCCAACCAGGTGGACGGTGTCATCGCCGGAATGTCCATCACGGATCAGCGCAAGCAGATCTACGACTTTTCCGAACCCTATTTCGAGTCGGGCGTCCAGATGGCTGTCGCGAAAGCCAACACGGACATTAAGGGCTACGGAGACCTTAAGGACAAGACCGTCACGGCCAAGACCGGCAGCGAAGGGGAGACGTTCGCCAAATCCATCGCAGGACAGTACGGCTTTACGGTCAAGTCGCTGGACCAGTCCGCCACGATGTACGAGCTGGTCAAATCCGGCAACGCCGTCGCGGTCTTTGATGACTACCCGGTCCTGGCCTATGGCATCAGCCAGAACAACGGCCTTAAGGCGGTGTCCGAGAAGGAAAAGGGCGGCTCCTACGGATTCGCCGTTAATAAGGGCCAGAACCCTGAACTGCTGCAGGCCTTCAACACCGGCCTCGCGGACCTGAAATCGAGCGGCAAGTACCAGGAAATCCTCGACAAGTACCTCAAGGACCCGGCCCAGGCCGTCGAGTCCAGCTTCTGGGACCTCCTGATCAACAGCTTCCCGGCACTGCTGAAGGGGTTGGGAAACACAGTCCTGGTCACCGGAATTTCGTTCGCCGTCGCCATGGTCGTCGGCCTGCTGATGGCCTTCCTGAAGATCTCGACCAGCCTCGTGTTGCGTGGTATCGCCACCACCTACGTCAGCATTTTTCGCGGCACGCCGCTGCTGGTCTGGGCCTTCTTCTTCTACTTCGGCATCCCGCAGCTTACCGGTGCGCCGATCGACATCTGGGTCGCCGGTGTGCTGACCCTCAGCCTGAACTCCGGCGCGTACATTACCGAGATCGTCAGGGGATCCATCCAGTCCGTGGACCCTGGCCAGCTCGAAGCCAGCCGCAGCCTCGGCCTGGGCTACGCCAAGTCGATGCAAAAGGTGGTGGTCCCGCAGGCCTTCAAGATTATGACACCGTCACTGATCAACCAGCTGATCATCATGCTCAAGGACAGTTCCCTGCTGCTGGCCATCGGCTTCGCCGAACTTCTCTATCAGGGCCAGCAGATCTACGCAGGAAATTTCCGGATCACCGAAACGCTGCTGATCGTGGCGGTCCTGTACTTCGTGGTAATTATGCTGCTGACCAAGCTGGCCAACGTCGCGGATAAGAGGTTCAACAAATGAGCACGGCAGTCACTGCACCCAGTAAAATCTCCGTCCGCGGGCTGAAGAAGTCCTTCGGATCAAACGAGGTCCTCAAAGGCATCACCGCCGAAGTTGGCGAAGGCGAGGTCGTTTGCGTCATCGGACCCTCGGGTTCGGGCAAGTCAACCTTCCTGCGCTGCCTCAACAAGCTTGAAGACGTCACCGCCGGCCAGGTCACGGTGGACGGCTTCGACGTCACGGACCCCAAGGTGGACATCAACGAAGTCCGCAGGCACGTTGGTATGGTCTTCCAGCATTTCAACTTGTTCCCGCACATGTCCGTGCTTGAGAACATCATGCTAGCGCCGGTGGAATCCAAAAAGCAGGGCAAGGGCGAGGCCCTGGCCAACGCAGTCAAGCTGCTCAAGCGTGTGGGGCTGGCCGAGAAAGCGGATGCCCGGCCGGTGTCACTTTCCGGTGGCCAGAAGCAGCGGGTGGCAATCGCCCGTGCCTTGGCGATGAATCCGGACATTATGCTCTTCGATGAGGCGACCTCGGCCTTGGACCCTGAGATGGTCGGCGAAGTGCTCCAGGTCATCAAGGACCTGGCGGCCGAGGGCATGACAATGGTGCTTGTCACCCACGAGATGGGCTTCGCCCGCGAAGTAGCGGACCGGGTCCTCTTTATGGCGGACGGTGTCATTTGTGAAGAGGGGGCCCCGGAGGAGCTCTTCGGTAACCCCCAGCAGCAGCGGACCCGGGATTTCCTCTCCAAGGTGCTCTGACCCACGCTCCTGAGGGGGAGCGTTGGGGCTGGCAGGCGCCGGGTGACGGTGCTAATTTTGGGCCATGGCCAAGCAAATGTTCCTCAACCTCCCCGTCAGGGACCTGGAAAAGTCGGTCGCATTCTTCAGCGCACTGGGTTTTTCCTTCAACCCTGACTTCACCGACGAAAACGCCACGTGCATGATTGTCAACGACGATGCCTTTGTGATGCTGCTCGTCGAGGCATACTTCAAGACCTTTACCGCCAAGCCCGTCGCTGATGCCCGCAGCGCCACCGAGGCCATTATGTCCTTTTCCCTGGCCAGCCGCGAGGCCGTGGACGAGCTGGTCAGGACCGCCCTGACTGCCGGCGGAACCCCGTCCGAAGAAGCCCAGGACTACGGCTTTATGTACACCCACAGCTTCCAGGACCCGGATGGCCACCTCTGGGAGGTCTTCTGGATGGACCCGGCCGGGCCGCCCAAGGATGCGGCGCTCTGAGGCGATCCGGGCTCCCGGCTGCTATCCGGCCAGGGTGGGTACGCTTTTGGTATGCCTGAACTTGTGTGGCTGCTGCCACTGAAGAACCTCGACGACGACGCGCGCGCCATCAAATTGGGCGAAATCGCCGAACTGAACGTCACCGAAGAGCAGCAGAGGTTCGTTGGTGACCCGCTGCGGATGGTGCTGATCGCGCTCGAAGAGGACTCCCGGCACCCGTACGCGATTGACTGGAACGGAGCCGCCGTCGGGGTCCTGACGCTGCAGAGCGGGGCCGCGACCCTGGCTGGCTGGGCCGACGACGACTCCGTTTGGCTGCTGCGCGGTTTCCTGATCGACCGCTACCGGCAGGGCCGCGGCCTGGGCACCGCGGCGGCTGCGGCGGCCGTCCGGGCGGCAGCTCATCTCACCGCCACCCTCGGCGGCGCGCAGGCCGGCGTGGTGCTGTCCGTCAACAACGCTAACCCCGCAGGCCGGGCCGCCTACCGCAACGCGGGTTTCACGGACCACGGCCAGTATCTGGGCGGCGACGCGGGACCGCAGCGGACCTTCTACCGATCGTTCTGATGGTCGCAGCCTCTTGTCAACTTTCATTGACTTTTGGGCCTTCGTCAACTAACTTCGACGCCAGGAGGTGTCTGATGGAAACACTGATCGGTTCAATGGACGGCAAGGGTCCGGCGGAGGCGCTGTACGCTGTGGCCGAACTTCGCAAGGAGGTGGCACGCACCGAGACGGAAACGGTATTGCGCGCCCGCCGGGCGGGACTCTCGTGGGAAGCCATAGCAACCTGCCTTGGCGTGAGCAAGCAGGCAGTGCACAGGAAGTACGGCAAGCGCTGACCGACAAACGGGCGGCAATTGATTAAACAACGACGGCCCCCACCGGAAGGTGGGGGCCGTCGTCTGGACTGCGGAAAGCCGGGAAGCCCTAGACGCCGTAGTACAGCTCGAACTCGTAGGGGTTCGGTCGCAGCGAGAGCGGACGGATCTCGTTCTCGTACTTGTATTCGATCCAGGTGTCGATCAGGTCCTGGGTGAAGACGCCGCCGGCCTGGAGGAACTCGTTGTCATCGGCCAGGGCATCCAAGGCCTCTTCGAGCGTGCCGGGCGCCTTCGGGATGTCCTTGGCTTCCTCGGCGGGGAGCTCGTAAAGGTCCTTGTCGATCGGAGCGGGCGGCTCGATGCGGTTGCGGATGCCATCGATGCCGGCCATCAGCTGGGCCGCGAAGGCCAGGTACGGGTTGGAGGAGGGGTCCGGTGCGCGGAACTCGATGCGCTTGGCCTTGGGGTTGGAGCCCGTGATCGGGATCCGGATACCGGCTGAGCGGTTGCCCTGCGAGTAAACCATGTTGACCGGGGCTTCGAAACCCTTGACCAGGCGGCGGTAGGAGTTCACCGTCGGGTTGGTGAACGCGAGCACGGCAGAGGAGTGCTTGAGCAGGCCGCCGATGTACCAGCGCGCCATGTCCGAGAGTCCCGCATAACCCTTTTCGTCGTAGAACAGCGGCTCGCCACCGGTCCACAGCGACTGGTGGCAGTGCATGCCCGAACCGTTGTCACCAAAAACCGGCTTCGGCATAAAGGTGACCGACTTGCCCCAGGCATCGGCAGTGTTTTTGATGACGTACTTGAACTTCTGCAGGTCATCAGCTGCGTGGGTCAGGGTGGTGAACTTGTAGTTGATCTCAGCCTGGCCGGCGGAACCGACCTCGTGGTGGCTGCGCTCAACCTCAAGGCCGGCTTCGTCCAGGGCGATGCACATGGCATCGCGGAGGTCGGCCTGCTTGTCGGTGGGGGAGACCGGGAAGTAGCCGCCCTTGATCGGGGTCTTGTACCCGAGGTTTCCGCCCTCTTCCTCGCGGCCGGTGTTCCAGTGAGCTTCCTCGGAGTCGATCTTGTAGAAGCTGCCCTGCGGAGAAGACTGGTACTGGACGTTGTCGAAGACGAAGAACTCAGCCTCCGGCGCAAAGAAGGCGGTGTCGGCGATGCCGGTGGAAGCCAGGTAGGCCTCCGCTTTCTCAGCCACGCCGCGGGGATCGCGGTGGTACGGGTCACCCGTGCGTGGGTTGACGATCGAGAAGTTCAACGCAAGAGTCTTCTCCATGCGGAACGTGTCCAGGAACGCCGTCGTAACGTCCGGGATGAGCTGCATGTCCGACTCGGCGATGCCCTGGAAGCCACGGATCGACGAACCGTCGAAGAGTTGGCCATTGACGAAGAAGTCCGCGTCGACACTCTTGGCCGGCACATTAAAGTGCTGCTGAACGCCGGGGAGGTCGGTGAAGCGAATATCGACGAACTTTACGTCTTCGTCTTTGATGAACTTGAGGACTTCGTCCGCAGTCTTGAACATCTATGCTCCTTATGCATGTGAAAGATCCGGCCATAGGCCGCGTGGTCCAGCGCAGTCCGGCAGCGGGGAAAACACAATGGTGTGCCCCGCTCCTGT
This genomic window from Arthrobacter sp. EM1 contains:
- a CDS encoding GNAT family N-acetyltransferase, which translates into the protein MPELVWLLPLKNLDDDARAIKLGEIAELNVTEEQQRFVGDPLRMVLIALEEDSRHPYAIDWNGAAVGVLTLQSGAATLAGWADDDSVWLLRGFLIDRYRQGRGLGTAAAAAAVRAAAHLTATLGGAQAGVVLSVNNANPAGRAAYRNAGFTDHGQYLGGDAGPQRTFYRSF
- a CDS encoding AsnC family protein, with translation METLIGSMDGKGPAEALYAVAELRKEVARTETETVLRARRAGLSWEAIATCLGVSKQAVHRKYGKR
- the glnA gene encoding type I glutamate--ammonia ligase; this encodes MFKTADEVLKFIKDEDVKFVDIRFTDLPGVQQHFNVPAKSVDADFFVNGQLFDGSSIRGFQGIAESDMQLIPDVTTAFLDTFRMEKTLALNFSIVNPRTGDPYHRDPRGVAEKAEAYLASTGIADTAFFAPEAEFFVFDNVQYQSSPQGSFYKIDSEEAHWNTGREEEGGNLGYKTPIKGGYFPVSPTDKQADLRDAMCIALDEAGLEVERSHHEVGSAGQAEINYKFTTLTHAADDLQKFKYVIKNTADAWGKSVTFMPKPVFGDNGSGMHCHQSLWTGGEPLFYDEKGYAGLSDMARWYIGGLLKHSSAVLAFTNPTVNSYRRLVKGFEAPVNMVYSQGNRSAGIRIPITGSNPKAKRIEFRAPDPSSNPYLAFAAQLMAGIDGIRNRIEPPAPIDKDLYELPAEEAKDIPKAPGTLEEALDALADDNEFLQAGGVFTQDLIDTWIEYKYENEIRPLSLRPNPYEFELYYGV